The following are from one region of the Silene latifolia isolate original U9 population chromosome 9, ASM4854445v1, whole genome shotgun sequence genome:
- the LOC141600692 gene encoding uncharacterized protein LOC141600692, whose translation MVVVGGVTGLVVGGVKGLVVGGAKWRKRVDEDYWVFLGNICLNRPFSIILFTLANTLILISLQICRRKESRYIDRKKVKSYLQIILESLPALEVNSTGQQAARLQELVDFIQSQVDAISGRRKEIRQVYWYNQNMRYSAKVFQINIFHFSSTITHEVLHIEVKN comes from the exons atggtggtggtgggtggcgTCACGGGGCTGGTGGTGGGTGGTGTCAAGGGGCTGGTGGTGGGTGGGGCTAAGTGGAGAAAGAGAGTAGATGAGGATTATTgggtttttttgg GAAACATTTGTCTGAATAGACCATTTTCTATTATACTTTTTACTTTAGCTAACACTCTTATTTTGATCTCCTTGCAGATCTGTAGACGGAAAGAAAGTAGATATATAGACAGAAAGAAAGTGAAG AGTTACTTGCAAATAATTTTGGAAAGCCTACCAGCGCTAGAAGTTAACTCCACTGGTCAGCAAGCTGCAAGATTACAGGAGCTTGTGGACTTTATTCAGTCTCAG GTTGATGCAATATCTGGTAGAAGAAAGGAAATAAGACAG GTTTATTGGTACAACCAAAACATGAGGTATAGTGCCAAAGTCTTTCAAATAAATATCTTTCACTTTAGCAGCACAATAACACATGAGGTCCTGCATATAGAAGTAAAGAATTAG